A single Pseudodesulfovibrio aespoeensis Aspo-2 DNA region contains:
- a CDS encoding DUF4198 domain-containing protein encodes MKVFRIALGLMSLLILFAATSAQAHDMWLQKKGDKAWLLYGHPGSTDPYPLSRITKMTGITANQWGVELEPVEHKGEAFAWLNDDFAVLTVDFDNKYWYNTEEDGWRNFLDPREVRGTIIDEGRSWKLSKEIIAWQPFLAKPIGQRAEIVPLKDPTTLKPGDTLPVMLYYEGKPMPVEGAQVSVTSDAAAEHPEMGKLEAQKPFNVTVGPTGHQIIIGKYEHRLDETRRVWFAFSLTFTTR; translated from the coding sequence ATGAAAGTGTTTCGTATTGCTCTGGGGCTGATGAGTCTGCTGATTTTGTTTGCCGCCACCTCGGCGCAGGCTCATGACATGTGGCTGCAAAAAAAGGGCGACAAGGCGTGGCTCTTGTATGGGCATCCGGGCAGCACCGATCCCTATCCCCTCTCCCGCATCACAAAAATGACCGGCATCACGGCCAACCAGTGGGGTGTGGAACTGGAGCCCGTGGAGCACAAGGGCGAGGCCTTTGCCTGGCTCAATGACGATTTTGCCGTGCTGACCGTCGATTTCGACAACAAGTACTGGTACAACACCGAAGAGGACGGCTGGCGCAACTTCCTTGACCCGCGCGAGGTGCGCGGCACCATCATTGACGAAGGCCGTTCCTGGAAACTCTCCAAGGAAATCATCGCCTGGCAGCCGTTCCTGGCCAAGCCCATCGGCCAGCGCGCGGAAATCGTTCCCCTCAAGGACCCCACCACCCTCAAACCGGGCGACACCCTGCCCGTGATGCTCTACTATGAAGGCAAGCCCATGCCTGTCGAGGGAGCCCAGGTTTCGGTTACATCCGACGCCGCCGCCGAACACCCGGAAATGGGCAAACTCGAAGCCCAAAAGCCGTTCAACGTCACGGTCGGCCCCACTGGCCACCAGATCATCATCGGCAAATACGAGCACCGTCTTGACGAGACCCGCCGCGTCTGGTTCGCCTTCTCCCTGACCTTCACCACCAGATAG
- a CDS encoding sensor histidine kinase, protein MNRFEPNFRAGIRPTAAFLAMVALLVLSGCMFSTHSTPQAKSGVLNLQTHDPAANGPAPLDGQWEFYWDRLLSPNDFAPNGEALDTAHYLAFPGTWKGFHLDGETLGGTGQATFRLRLKLWPDARRLVLRLFDITMAYKLWADGKLVAQSGTVGTDADTEIPRRSLVLVEIEPRGNDMELVLQVSNHHFREGGVPESIEIAPPGPLEKDLARQWAISFLFAGCLLIVAVYHLFLFHKNRKLQAAFYFGIYCLFMFGYCTTSNTSLWAANLFLPPLPPALAEYFPLFCYLALGPFLYRFFKSLYPEEIHKAVRYIVDIRLAIFVILLPFAPDYRISQYIALAMLASALYGIYYVQRLMICVRRGHNGAGLLLTGSLVFLLTSLNDTLAHAKIINSLYLLEPGMFFLVSTQSLTLAKRFTHAMEAEEKLSGELERKNASLLAEIEERNRLECEVVNISEEERRRFSSELHDGLCQQLIGARLHASILTDQLSGTKEGEAMASLTALLEASTNDAYRTSRGLWPVEHDPATPGPSLEELARTIAKDTGITVTFEKDCHCVQCTNPNVTTLYRIAQEALSNAVKHACASTIRIELRCFAQGEITLSVRDDGIGREAAARQTSSKGGLGLRIMAHRAAIIHADLQIKDDSNHGTVVTCIAPCTVAATIKRK, encoded by the coding sequence ATGAACCGCTTCGAGCCGAACTTTCGCGCCGGAATCCGTCCGACAGCTGCCTTCTTGGCCATGGTCGCGCTGCTCGTCCTGTCCGGTTGCATGTTTTCGACGCACTCCACTCCCCAGGCGAAGAGCGGGGTCCTCAACCTACAGACCCATGATCCAGCCGCAAACGGGCCGGCTCCCCTCGACGGGCAATGGGAATTCTATTGGGACCGCCTCCTGAGCCCAAACGACTTCGCGCCGAACGGCGAAGCTCTCGATACGGCTCATTATCTGGCCTTTCCGGGCACCTGGAAGGGCTTCCACCTTGACGGCGAAACCCTGGGCGGCACTGGTCAAGCCACCTTCCGCCTGCGGCTCAAGCTCTGGCCGGATGCCCGACGGCTGGTGCTGCGTCTGTTTGACATCACCATGGCCTACAAACTGTGGGCCGACGGCAAACTTGTCGCGCAAAGCGGCACGGTGGGCACGGACGCGGACACGGAAATCCCCCGCCGTTCGCTGGTGCTGGTTGAGATTGAACCCAGGGGAAATGACATGGAGCTGGTGCTTCAGGTCTCCAACCATCATTTTCGCGAAGGCGGCGTACCCGAAAGCATTGAGATCGCGCCACCCGGCCCGCTGGAAAAAGATCTCGCCCGACAGTGGGCCATATCCTTCCTCTTCGCGGGGTGTCTCCTGATAGTGGCCGTGTACCATCTCTTCCTGTTCCACAAAAACCGGAAGCTGCAAGCAGCCTTCTACTTCGGAATCTACTGCCTGTTCATGTTCGGCTACTGCACCACTTCGAATACCTCGTTGTGGGCCGCGAACCTGTTTCTTCCGCCGCTTCCGCCAGCTCTCGCGGAATATTTCCCACTGTTCTGCTACCTTGCCCTGGGACCCTTTCTTTACCGATTCTTCAAGTCCCTCTACCCGGAGGAAATACACAAGGCGGTCCGGTACATTGTCGATATCCGCCTCGCAATCTTCGTCATTCTTCTCCCCTTTGCCCCGGACTACCGAATCTCCCAATACATTGCCCTCGCCATGCTGGCGAGCGCACTCTACGGCATCTACTACGTCCAGCGGCTCATGATCTGCGTGCGGCGGGGGCACAACGGCGCCGGACTGCTGCTCACGGGCTCCCTGGTCTTTCTGCTCACCAGCCTGAACGATACCCTGGCCCACGCCAAGATCATCAATAGCCTGTATCTCCTCGAACCGGGCATGTTCTTTCTTGTGAGCACCCAGTCACTGACTCTGGCCAAACGGTTCACCCATGCAATGGAAGCCGAGGAAAAGCTCTCGGGCGAACTGGAACGCAAGAATGCCTCCCTGCTGGCGGAAATCGAAGAACGGAACCGGCTGGAGTGTGAAGTTGTCAACATCAGCGAAGAGGAACGCCGTCGTTTCAGCTCCGAGTTGCACGATGGCCTGTGCCAGCAACTCATCGGAGCGCGGCTGCACGCATCCATCCTGACCGATCAGCTTTCAGGCACCAAAGAAGGCGAGGCCATGGCCAGCCTGACAGCACTACTCGAAGCATCCACCAATGATGCCTACCGCACCTCGCGCGGGCTCTGGCCTGTGGAGCACGATCCTGCGACCCCCGGCCCCTCGCTGGAGGAGTTGGCGCGCACAATCGCCAAGGACACCGGCATTACCGTGACCTTTGAAAAAGACTGCCATTGCGTCCAGTGCACCAACCCCAATGTAACCACCCTCTACCGCATCGCCCAGGAGGCATTGTCCAACGCGGTCAAACACGCCTGTGCGAGCACGATCCGCATCGAACTGCGCTGCTTCGCCCAAGGCGAAATCACCCTCAGCGTCCGCGACGACGGCATCGGTCGGGAGGCGGCTGCGCGGCAAACATCCTCCAAAGGCGGACTGGGACTCCGCATCATGGCCCACCGCGCGGCCATCATCCACGCGGATCTGCAGATCAAGGACGACTCGAACCACGGCACGGTGGTCACCTGCATCGCCCCTTGCACTGTGGCTGCAACGATCAAACGAAAATGA
- a CDS encoding DUF7660 family protein — protein sequence MPIKIQKATEKEIAAELPDKFSTVTDGLTIKVRGGWAEMILEEVETREDLVVFIKQLELEVASRECNWGNTTLEDYLEAMSAWINDMGGLYSNLKIDIKNEPMWRTFARILRAATIYE from the coding sequence GTGCCTATTAAAATCCAGAAGGCAACGGAGAAAGAGATCGCAGCTGAGTTACCTGATAAGTTTTCAACTGTTACAGACGGACTTACCATAAAAGTCAGAGGAGGGTGGGCTGAAATGATCCTGGAAGAGGTAGAAACACGTGAAGATCTAGTCGTTTTTATAAAACAATTGGAATTAGAGGTTGCTAGTAGAGAGTGCAATTGGGGAAATACAACACTGGAAGACTACTTAGAAGCTATGTCTGCTTGGATAAATGACATGGGCGGGTTGTATAGTAATTTAAAAATTGACATTAAAAATGAACCCATGTGGAGGACTTTTGCGAGGATACTACGAGCTGCAACGATATACGAATAG
- a CDS encoding helix-turn-helix domain-containing protein, with protein sequence MKHLTLSETIALYIMSRTTEELTQLTRYSIAETFKINKSYLSKRFKEDLDLSVSNYIDLEKAVRSRILMASMERATVEEIASQLGIAKPQQFRAKFKKVFCTTPGRFIHYAGKTE encoded by the coding sequence ATGAAACACCTGACTCTGTCGGAAACAATCGCGCTGTACATCATGTCGCGCACTACCGAGGAGCTGACGCAGCTGACCCGGTACAGTATTGCCGAGACCTTCAAGATCAACAAAAGCTACCTGTCCAAGCGCTTCAAGGAGGATCTTGACCTCTCGGTCTCGAACTACATCGACCTCGAGAAAGCGGTCAGGTCGCGCATCCTCATGGCCAGCATGGAGCGGGCCACCGTCGAGGAAATCGCGTCGCAGCTTGGCATCGCCAAGCCGCAGCAATTCCGCGCGAAATTCAAAAAGGTTTTCTGCACCACGCCGGGCCGCTTCATCCACTACGCAGGCAAGACCGAATGA
- a CDS encoding SLC13 family permease, translating into MDASGEFGTYLWSRLPLILLFAGGYLVYQLMAATRLTDAFVAWALRRSHGRASVIILYVIGVAAVLSSFIPNAITVLALLPVLKRLDADFARQGVGGMTTVLMCSAIYGSAIGGMGSMIGSPANAVLLGALDLFEVSGRERITFFNWFLWSVPLVVMLVAAAWGVAVGLGLPAAARTVTVRMDCVGEECQTTSRQRYGGALFWLYMGFWVLESVARETVPGLAAVAPVAGLVFTVLFVYLLFVRHAPPSQAGRGPLLRPRDLVSSVPRRGLTFILALAALYGAVRWLGWDERLVAEAGRLPLGDIAPELLFLLLVMAVIFLTEALSNTAVVAAFFAIAHYAATRHGMDPLTLMVGVSVASTCAFMTPIATPTNALAFGEMRGASLWTMLGLGAVLNVLCGVLIAGWLGWVLPRLY; encoded by the coding sequence GTGGACGCATCCGGCGAATTCGGGACATACCTCTGGAGCAGGCTGCCGCTCATCCTGCTTTTTGCGGGGGGGTATCTGGTCTACCAGCTCATGGCCGCCACCCGGCTGACGGACGCCTTTGTGGCCTGGGCGCTCAGGCGCAGCCATGGGCGCGCCTCGGTCATAATATTGTATGTAATAGGCGTGGCCGCAGTGCTCTCGTCGTTCATTCCCAACGCCATCACCGTGCTGGCCCTGCTGCCGGTGCTCAAGCGGCTGGACGCGGACTTTGCCCGGCAGGGGGTGGGGGGCATGACCACCGTACTCATGTGCTCGGCCATCTACGGTTCGGCCATCGGCGGGATGGGGTCCATGATCGGCTCGCCCGCCAACGCCGTACTCCTTGGCGCGCTCGATCTGTTTGAGGTTTCCGGGCGGGAGCGGATCACCTTTTTCAACTGGTTCCTGTGGTCTGTGCCTCTGGTGGTCATGCTGGTGGCCGCGGCCTGGGGCGTGGCTGTGGGCCTGGGGCTGCCCGCTGCGGCCAGGACCGTGACCGTGCGCATGGACTGCGTGGGCGAGGAGTGTCAGACCACCTCGCGGCAACGGTACGGTGGCGCGCTCTTCTGGCTCTACATGGGGTTCTGGGTGCTGGAGTCCGTGGCCCGCGAGACCGTGCCGGGCTTGGCCGCAGTCGCGCCGGTGGCGGGGCTGGTCTTTACGGTCCTGTTTGTTTACCTGCTCTTTGTCAGGCATGCGCCCCCTTCGCAGGCCGGGCGCGGCCCGTTGCTGCGCCCGCGCGATCTGGTGTCGTCCGTGCCGCGCCGGGGGCTTACGTTCATCCTCGCACTGGCCGCGCTTTATGGCGCGGTCCGCTGGCTGGGCTGGGACGAGCGGCTGGTGGCCGAGGCCGGACGCCTGCCGCTGGGCGACATCGCGCCCGAACTGCTCTTCCTGCTCCTGGTCATGGCGGTCATCTTTCTGACCGAGGCGCTTTCCAACACTGCCGTGGTGGCTGCGTTCTTCGCCATCGCCCACTATGCGGCGACCAGACACGGCATGGACCCCTTGACCCTGATGGTGGGCGTCAGTGTGGCCTCCACCTGCGCCTTCATGACCCCCATCGCCACGCCCACCAATGCCCTGGCCTTTGGCGAGATGCGGGGCGCGTCCCTGTGGACCATGCTCGGCCTCGGCGCCGTGCTCAACGTGCTCTGCGGCGTGCTCATCGCGGGCTGGCTCGGCTGGGTGCTGCCCCGGCTCTATTGA
- a CDS encoding peptide chain release factor 3 → MTGTVNNIPTAPHIRREVQRRRTFAIISHPDAGKTTLTEKLLLFGGAINLAGAVKAKKTTKHTTSDWMEIERQRGISVTSSVMNFEFNGFSMNLLDTPGHHDFSEDTYRVLTAVDSALMVIDSAKGVETQTKKLMDVCRMRNTPIITFINKLDREGRAPLELIDEIEQHLGIECSPLSWPIGMGKSFQGVYDIQEGLIRFFRSDGNKNVRPQDTVTVFGLDDPALDKHLGEAAADLRNEIELLDGAGFPFDHKRYLAGQQTPVFFGSAINNFGVRELLEGFTSLAPAPKARAATTREVSPLEENFSGIVFKVQANMDPAHRDRIAFVRICSGQFNRGMKLQNQRLGKHFKAANAIFFMAKNRSGVEEAWPGDIIGLPNHGSIRVGDTLYSDEPLVFPGIPHFAPEFFRRIILRDPFKAKQLEKGLTQLTEEGAIQYFRPVTGRDYILGAIGVLQFEIIAARLADEYNVHVTYGQLPYQRVRWLTGDIKALKRIAEQNQQAIVKDADDCMAMLFNSDWQLTKTTEDWSDIKFIDTRECVLS, encoded by the coding sequence TTGACAGGCACCGTGAACAACATCCCGACTGCACCACATATTCGGCGAGAGGTGCAGCGACGTCGCACTTTCGCAATTATCAGCCACCCCGATGCGGGTAAAACGACACTGACGGAAAAGCTCCTGCTTTTTGGCGGGGCGATCAATCTTGCGGGAGCGGTTAAAGCCAAAAAGACCACTAAACATACGACTTCCGATTGGATGGAGATTGAACGCCAGCGTGGAATTTCTGTCACTTCCTCTGTGATGAACTTCGAGTTCAATGGGTTCTCGATGAATCTATTGGACACCCCGGGGCACCATGATTTTTCCGAGGATACATACCGCGTCCTCACGGCCGTCGACTCTGCGCTCATGGTCATAGACAGTGCCAAAGGAGTGGAGACGCAAACGAAAAAGCTGATGGATGTATGCAGGATGCGCAATACGCCCATCATCACTTTCATCAACAAGCTGGATCGCGAAGGCCGAGCGCCGCTGGAGCTCATAGACGAGATCGAACAGCACTTGGGCATCGAGTGCTCTCCACTCTCCTGGCCGATAGGCATGGGGAAGTCGTTCCAAGGCGTCTATGATATCCAAGAGGGCTTGATCCGCTTCTTCCGATCCGACGGAAACAAGAACGTTCGGCCTCAGGATACGGTCACGGTGTTCGGCCTTGACGACCCTGCCTTGGATAAGCATTTGGGTGAGGCCGCCGCAGATCTTCGCAACGAAATAGAACTGCTCGACGGAGCCGGGTTTCCTTTCGATCACAAGCGCTACTTGGCCGGCCAGCAGACGCCCGTTTTTTTTGGCAGCGCCATAAACAACTTTGGCGTGCGAGAATTGCTCGAAGGCTTTACCTCCCTGGCCCCGGCGCCCAAAGCCCGTGCGGCCACGACGCGGGAAGTGTCTCCCCTTGAGGAGAACTTTTCCGGCATCGTATTCAAGGTTCAGGCCAACATGGATCCGGCGCACCGGGACAGGATCGCCTTTGTGCGTATCTGTTCAGGGCAGTTCAACCGCGGCATGAAGCTGCAGAACCAACGCCTCGGCAAGCATTTCAAGGCGGCCAATGCCATCTTTTTCATGGCCAAGAATCGTTCTGGAGTAGAAGAGGCATGGCCCGGTGACATTATCGGTCTGCCCAACCACGGGTCTATCCGTGTCGGTGATACCCTGTATAGCGATGAGCCTCTTGTCTTTCCCGGTATTCCCCACTTCGCTCCAGAGTTCTTTCGGCGCATAATCCTTAGAGATCCATTTAAAGCCAAGCAACTGGAAAAGGGACTCACTCAACTAACAGAAGAAGGTGCAATCCAGTATTTTCGACCAGTTACCGGGCGCGATTACATTCTAGGGGCCATAGGCGTGCTTCAGTTTGAAATCATCGCCGCCAGACTTGCTGACGAGTACAATGTCCATGTCACATACGGACAGCTACCCTACCAGAGGGTACGCTGGCTCACCGGAGATATAAAGGCTCTGAAACGGATAGCTGAACAAAACCAACAAGCAATCGTCAAAGATGCCGACGACTGCATGGCAATGCTTTTCAACAGTGATTGGCAGCTTACGAAAACGACGGAAGATTGGTCCGATATCAAGTTTATCGACACTCGCGAATGTGTCTTGAGTTAA
- a CDS encoding chymotrypsin family serine protease, with translation MKRMRIGEMDFEAVRLSQEELVRVDAVHAEAVERLLDRRVRNVVGVGRAHKWVNGRALPEACIQVQVVEKVDADELADADLIPLMIGNVKTDVVAVGELEFHALTAKVRPLESGYSLGATHQGKKSTGTLGGFAQSVLSAQQHYFVLSCNHVLAKLGAFPLGVEVTQPGPNDGGVSADAVGQLWSYSPMSTTQDNPVDAALATVEEDMITPVRPYVPGFLPAKDIVIGMAVLKNGRTTELTTGVVVADKVTVEIGGYRMVDQVTATYGCAGGDSGSLVLVRDNNKAVGLHFAGSSVGGYMNTIENVLAVMKVSLY, from the coding sequence ATGAAACGCATGAGAATCGGAGAGATGGATTTCGAGGCCGTCAGGCTGTCACAGGAGGAGCTGGTCCGTGTGGATGCAGTGCATGCCGAGGCGGTAGAGCGGCTTCTGGACAGGAGGGTCAGGAATGTGGTGGGTGTGGGCCGCGCCCACAAGTGGGTCAATGGTCGGGCTCTGCCTGAGGCATGCATCCAGGTGCAGGTGGTGGAAAAGGTCGATGCCGACGAGTTGGCCGATGCGGACCTGATCCCGCTGATGATCGGCAACGTCAAGACCGACGTGGTGGCCGTGGGCGAGCTTGAATTCCACGCGCTGACAGCCAAGGTCAGGCCGCTGGAGTCCGGCTACAGCCTTGGCGCAACGCATCAGGGCAAGAAGTCGACAGGCACGCTGGGCGGGTTTGCCCAGAGCGTGTTGAGCGCGCAGCAGCACTATTTTGTCCTGAGCTGCAACCATGTCCTGGCAAAGTTAGGCGCGTTTCCCCTGGGTGTGGAAGTGACCCAGCCAGGCCCGAACGACGGGGGCGTTTCCGCTGACGCAGTGGGCCAGCTGTGGTCCTACTCGCCCATGTCCACCACGCAGGACAACCCGGTGGACGCTGCGCTGGCCACAGTGGAGGAGGACATGATCACTCCCGTCCGGCCCTATGTTCCTGGTTTTCTCCCAGCCAAGGACATCGTCATCGGCATGGCGGTCCTGAAGAATGGGCGCACCACGGAACTGACAACAGGCGTGGTGGTGGCGGACAAGGTCACCGTGGAAATCGGCGGCTATCGGATGGTGGATCAGGTTACTGCGACCTACGGCTGCGCCGGAGGCGATTCCGGCTCGCTCGTTCTTGTCCGGGACAACAACAAGGCTGTGGGCCTGCATTTTGCCGGAAGCTCTGTGGGGGGCTACATGAACACCATCGAAAACGTGCTGGCCGTGATGAAGGTCTCGCTGTACTGA
- a CDS encoding hybrid sensor histidine kinase/response regulator, protein MRIQSRLAITSVFAGLIVVFASTIILSSSLTSRSVLHRHARTIMENIASYTIDKSQNHLIPARQAARLTRGLSRNNIVSSKDVESMVAYFYEQLYLHPQFSGIYFGSDQGEFIMASRYNLLEEGGYYTKLIRINDGVRSVEQIYKSAAGTLIRHQFDPTDAYDPRTRPWYQRAHRANDLTWTDPYIFYTAKKPGITTANPVYNSSGQFLGVIGVDIGIEELSTFISKLNVSENGRAFIMSQSGDIIAYPDVEKLKQEDGDDKTRLTRITELDDPVAREAFLSLGLPYDNLHLREPIFTTFTLAGEKYNAMFAPFTGAEWPWVIGIYMPEDDYLGSIKANRTVNILIALVAVVIALIIGLLVANKLSRAREMAESADEAKSQFLARMSHEIRTPMNAMLGAGELLAETSLNGDQRRYVSIYQSAGEHLRELVRDVLDLSRFESGRFRLEETPFSLRSAIDKACAVFTLEARNKGLDLRCCVDPDTPDRLVGDPTALRQVLVNLLGNSIKFTPQGSVSLGVRSVGAGHEADGQTCTLEFTVQDTGIGIPVDKQEVIFERFSQADGSTSRKYGGTGLGLSICRNLVTFMGGSIAVDSQPGEGTTLTFTVRLPLDQNTGFGDVLPAAQCRACDAASAKRILLVEDDERNRLLFTLFLKDIPHTLDTAENGEEALRKHFAAPYDLILMDIEMAGMDGYQTTQAIRARERKAGLPEVPIVAVTAHALIEAEDKSREHGCSGFLSKPVTKAGLRQTVAQHLGVSLDPVDQTG, encoded by the coding sequence ATGCGCATACAGTCAAGACTCGCCATCACCTCAGTGTTCGCAGGCCTCATTGTGGTCTTCGCCTCGACGATCATCCTCTCCTCGTCGCTGACATCGCGCTCTGTCCTGCACCGCCACGCCCGGACCATCATGGAGAACATCGCCTCCTATACCATAGACAAGTCCCAGAACCACCTCATCCCGGCTCGCCAGGCCGCCCGGCTGACTCGCGGGCTGTCCAGGAACAACATCGTCAGCAGCAAGGATGTCGAGTCCATGGTGGCCTACTTCTACGAGCAGCTCTACCTTCACCCGCAGTTTTCAGGCATCTACTTCGGCAGCGACCAGGGCGAGTTCATCATGGCCTCGCGCTACAATCTGCTTGAGGAGGGCGGCTATTACACCAAGCTCATCCGGATCAACGACGGCGTGCGGTCGGTGGAACAGATATACAAATCAGCCGCCGGCACCCTGATCCGCCACCAGTTCGACCCCACAGACGCCTACGACCCCAGGACGAGGCCGTGGTACCAGCGGGCGCACCGGGCCAACGATCTGACTTGGACCGATCCTTATATATTCTACACTGCCAAGAAGCCCGGCATCACCACGGCCAACCCGGTCTATAACAGTTCCGGCCAGTTCCTGGGCGTCATCGGCGTGGACATCGGCATCGAGGAGCTCTCCACCTTCATCTCAAAGCTCAATGTCAGCGAGAACGGCAGAGCCTTCATCATGAGCCAGTCAGGCGACATCATCGCCTACCCCGACGTGGAGAAGCTCAAGCAGGAGGACGGCGACGACAAGACCCGCCTGACGCGCATCACCGAACTGGACGACCCCGTGGCCCGCGAGGCCTTCCTCTCGCTGGGACTGCCCTACGACAACCTGCACTTGAGGGAGCCGATCTTCACCACCTTCACCCTGGCCGGCGAAAAGTACAACGCCATGTTCGCGCCCTTCACCGGGGCCGAATGGCCCTGGGTCATCGGCATCTACATGCCCGAGGACGACTACCTCGGCTCCATCAAGGCCAACCGCACCGTGAACATCCTCATCGCCCTGGTGGCGGTGGTCATCGCCCTGATCATCGGCCTTCTGGTGGCCAACAAACTCAGCCGGGCCAGGGAGATGGCCGAAAGCGCGGACGAGGCCAAGAGCCAGTTCCTGGCCCGCATGAGCCACGAGATCCGCACCCCCATGAACGCCATGCTCGGCGCGGGCGAGCTGCTGGCCGAGACCAGCCTCAACGGCGACCAGCGGCGCTATGTGTCCATCTATCAGAGCGCGGGCGAGCATCTGCGCGAGCTGGTCCGCGATGTGCTCGACCTGTCCCGCTTCGAGTCGGGCAGATTCCGCCTGGAGGAAACGCCCTTTTCCCTGCGCTCGGCCATTGACAAGGCGTGCGCGGTCTTCACCCTGGAAGCCAGGAACAAAGGGCTCGACCTGCGCTGCTGTGTGGACCCGGACACCCCGGACCGTCTGGTGGGCGACCCCACCGCCCTGCGGCAGGTGCTGGTCAATCTCCTGGGCAACTCCATCAAATTCACCCCCCAAGGCTCGGTCAGCCTCGGCGTGCGCAGCGTTGGGGCCGGGCATGAGGCCGATGGCCAGACCTGCACCCTGGAGTTCACGGTTCAGGACACGGGCATAGGCATCCCGGTGGACAAGCAGGAGGTGATCTTCGAACGGTTCTCCCAGGCGGACGGCTCCACCTCGCGCAAGTACGGCGGCACCGGGCTTGGCCTGTCCATCTGCCGCAACCTAGTGACCTTCATGGGCGGCTCCATTGCCGTGGACAGCCAGCCCGGCGAGGGCACCACCCTGACCTTCACGGTCCGGCTGCCCCTGGATCAAAACACCGGATTCGGCGACGTACTGCCCGCCGCGCAATGTCGCGCCTGCGACGCGGCATCGGCCAAACGCATCCTGCTGGTGGAGGACGACGAACGCAACCGGCTCCTGTTCACCCTGTTTCTCAAGGACATTCCCCACACCCTCGACACTGCGGAGAACGGCGAGGAGGCCCTGCGCAAACACTTTGCGGCCCCCTACGACCTGATCCTCATGGATATCGAGATGGCGGGCATGGACGGCTACCAGACCACCCAGGCCATCCGCGCCCGCGAGCGCAAGGCCGGACTGCCCGAGGTGCCCATCGTCGCGGTCACGGCCCATGCCCTGATCGAGGCCGAGGACAAAAGCCGCGAGCACGGCTGCTCCGGATTCCTGTCAAAGCCCGTGACCAAGGCCGGACTGCGCCAAACCGTGGCCCAGCACCTGGGGGTCAGTCTCGACCCGGTCGATCAGACGGGATAG